The window GGTCGAACGATACGTGGCAGCAATGCTTCGGATATTCAGCAAACTATGGCTCTCAAGAAGATGGTTATTTGCTGAATCTTTGATTTCATAAATTTACCTTATTTAAGGTCAGCGAGTACTTGTGACCTTAATGTCCGCTTTTCACTCACAGCAGACCACCCGACGCTTCAGGTGACCAGTTTTATGTCAGGAGCGAAAGTTGCTAAAATGGTTTGCCGTGACCAATAGAGCCAGAAGGCAACAAATCTGCATGTTTTGAGATATAGACTGATTAGTTTTCTTAAATGCTATAGATTGCTTTTCTTAAATATTATAGATTGGCTTGATGCTAACATAACATAAATTAAGTGTGCTTAATTAAATGGACGGTTACTTGAGGCAATTTCACTTATTACAGATTGAACTTTCGGTTGGAGGCTGTGGGAGTTAGAATGGGACGGAGATCAGGATTTGAAGGTTTTATACGAGCTACAGGCAGAGCCGTTGCAGCAGCAGAGCGTGAGCGTAAGAGAGCAGAACGTCATTATTTGGCCGAAACTCGCCGTATAGAACGCGAAATAAAACGTGATAATGCTCAGAGACTTCGCGAGCAAAAAGAGGCTGATAAGTTAGCAAAAATAATGTATCTGGAAGAACGTCAAGATGAAGTTTCCGATCTAAACGCTGAGCTGACCGAGAATATCACTGCACTTTCTACACTTCTGGAACATACCCTCGAATTTGACGATTCAATTGATTTTTCGGTATTAAAAAAACGCCCAAAATTCGAAGACTTCAAAACCCCCAAACATCTCTTACCAGACCCTGAACCTGAGATGAAAGTCGTGAACGCTCCAGCCCTATGGATGACTATTTTCCCATGGGTAAAGAACAAATATTATCGAGAATTGCAGAGTGCAGAAGAATCTTTCAATAAAAATAAGGAAGATTATTCAGTTAAACTCTTAAATCAAAAAGTTGAGCTTGACGCTTTAGTTTCTGAGTATCAGGCCCGAAAAACTGCTTATCTTGAAGAAATAAAAAGTCAACACGACGAAATTGACCAATTTGAGCAAGACTATCTCAACTGCGATCCTGACAGCGTGTTGACTTATTGTGAAATGGTATTGACACGGTCGGAATATCCTGAGAAGGGCTTTCCCCAAACCTTTAGATTGGCCTATTTACCTGATAGCAAAGAGTTGGTAGTTGAATACAACTTACCTGAAATTGCAGTAGTTCCACGCGAGTTAGAATACCGATATATCAAATCAAGAGATGCTATTGATGCTAAGGCGCGAAAGATTAGCGAGATCAAAGAACTCTATCAGAATATAATCGCCGCGATCACACTCCGTACAATGCATGAGCTTTTCGAAGCTGACAAGGCATCTGCTTTAACGTCAGTTTTGTTTAACGGTGTAATCGAAACTATCGATCCTACAAGCGGACATGACACCAAAGTCACATTAGTATCTGCCCGTGCTCACAAGGACGATTTCATGCAAATAAAACTGGGAAGGGTCGAAAAGAGCGCATGCCTTAGAAGTTTAGGCGCACAAGTTTCAGGGCGGCCAGATGAGCTTCAAGCAGTAAAACCTATTATCGAGTTCAACATGGTTGATAAACGCTTTATTGAACAAGGCGACGCTTTATCTGCCCTCGAAACACGACCAAACCTTATGGAACTTTCACCATCAGAATTTGAGGTATTAGTATCAAATCTTTTCACTCAAATGGGACTGGACACCAAACTCACTAGAGGTACAAAAGATGGGGGTGTTGATGCAGTGGCATTTGACACTCGTCCGATCCTCGGAGGCAAAGTGGTGATTCAGGCTAAAAGATATAAAGACACCGTTGGCGTCAGCTCTGTTAGAGATCTTTATGGGACAATGATGAATGAAGGGGCTAACAAAGGAATTTTGGTGTGTACAAGTCAATACGGTAAAGATGCATATCGTTTCTGCGAAGACAAACCAATCGAACTGATTGATGGCGGTGGACTTCTTTACCTCCTAAAAGAGCATGCTGGAGTATCAGCACGTATCAATCCCAACTTTTAATTACCGTTCCAGACTTGGGCTAATGCTTGTAGCGAATGTTCACGAATAGAAATTCAGCACGAGCTTTTTAGTCGAGTAATTCAAGTATTTTAACAGCCATAATTAAATCTCAACGCCACAAGATATTTAATTATGGCTAAGCTACAAAATGTAGAACTACTTTTATGTTGTATAAACCTTGATGCGTGTATCTACCCGCTTGAAAACATTAACACCTTCAGATGATTGTTGCTCATCTTGAGTGAAAATACCAAGAAATCGATATAGTGTCCGGTTCAGCTCATCACGAGAGTGAGCCATTACGATACGATAACGCCACGTTTCCCTATAGTTGCGTGTTGGATTAAGACTTTTTTCCGTTATCAGGTCACCATCAGTGGAAAGTGAATTGTCCCACTCCCCCGCCTTATACAACCGTGGAAACCAAACCATTACATCTCCGTCCAAACCGATTGCTTTTACAACAGTCTCAGGTACCCGCCAGCTACCTGATTGGTGGTGTCCTTTATCCCCATAACCAAAGCACTGCAAAGCATCCTTGTGATATCGGAATACTGCGTAAGGACCCACTTCAATAACGCCTTCGTCAATATGCTTTTGAGAGGTATAACGGCTGTCATAGTCCCAAGGACGAAATAAGCCTTGGGCTTCCTGTTGGGCTTTTCTATCCCTAACAAGAAGGATGAATTCGTCAACGAGATGATTAATCTTGTCCAGTGTCGTGTTATTAGCTGGAATTCGTTTTTCAATAAATCCAGTCGCTTCCATGATGTCCAAACGGCGGATTCCGTCAGCCATTTTAGCTTCATCGCTATCATGGTGCGCCTCGTCTATTTCAAGATACAACTTTAGCTGTGGAAAAAGCAGGTCTGCGAGATAAATTTTTCCAGAGTGCCCTTCCTTTCGAATACACTGCTGGCAAACGAACTCAAGGTCAGGGTCATTCAACCTGTGAAAAATGCGATTGATAATGTAGTGTTCCCAGCGCTTATGAGAGATTTTTGATAGTGCCCGAAGAATATAGTCATCTTTACTCATGTTAATACCATTTAAAAACAAATAAATAACCAGACAAAAGACTTAACTAAGACGCCTGTATTCGCAAGCGTAGTATCAAAATAGTAAATATATCATCACCATAATACTTAGCACTGTAAATAGCGACGGGATGCTCAATTCCATCGACTTTCATCATAAAAAAAATTATTCCATTTGATTTTTTTGCCATTAAATTCGATAACGACAAGTTCAGATAACAGCTTTTTATCTGAACTCTCTTCTATTCTTTCCCAAATTTTTGCTATGCCCGCTGCTGAGTTAAAATAATTAGAAAGCCTTCTCTCAGATGCCTTATACTCTCGACTTTTACGCTCCCGAATTTCACTATCATATTCATCTTCATACGCTTTTTTTGCTCGTTTGAAATCTGATTCAGCCT is drawn from Providencia huaxiensis and contains these coding sequences:
- a CDS encoding restriction endonuclease: MGRRSGFEGFIRATGRAVAAAERERKRAERHYLAETRRIEREIKRDNAQRLREQKEADKLAKIMYLEERQDEVSDLNAELTENITALSTLLEHTLEFDDSIDFSVLKKRPKFEDFKTPKHLLPDPEPEMKVVNAPALWMTIFPWVKNKYYRELQSAEESFNKNKEDYSVKLLNQKVELDALVSEYQARKTAYLEEIKSQHDEIDQFEQDYLNCDPDSVLTYCEMVLTRSEYPEKGFPQTFRLAYLPDSKELVVEYNLPEIAVVPRELEYRYIKSRDAIDAKARKISEIKELYQNIIAAITLRTMHELFEADKASALTSVLFNGVIETIDPTSGHDTKVTLVSARAHKDDFMQIKLGRVEKSACLRSLGAQVSGRPDELQAVKPIIEFNMVDKRFIEQGDALSALETRPNLMELSPSEFEVLVSNLFTQMGLDTKLTRGTKDGGVDAVAFDTRPILGGKVVIQAKRYKDTVGVSSVRDLYGTMMNEGANKGILVCTSQYGKDAYRFCEDKPIELIDGGGLLYLLKEHAGVSARINPNF
- a CDS encoding AbaSI family restriction endonuclease — translated: MSKDDYILRALSKISHKRWEHYIINRIFHRLNDPDLEFVCQQCIRKEGHSGKIYLADLLFPQLKLYLEIDEAHHDSDEAKMADGIRRLDIMEATGFIEKRIPANNTTLDKINHLVDEFILLVRDRKAQQEAQGLFRPWDYDSRYTSQKHIDEGVIEVGPYAVFRYHKDALQCFGYGDKGHHQSGSWRVPETVVKAIGLDGDVMVWFPRLYKAGEWDNSLSTDGDLITEKSLNPTRNYRETWRYRIVMAHSRDELNRTLYRFLGIFTQDEQQSSEGVNVFKRVDTRIKVYTT